The genome window AAGACCATGGCCAGACCCCAGGACGTCCCCTGGGACGCGGCGGCCGGCACCACGGCCCCCGCGGGCGCCGGGGCGAGCAGCAGCCCGGCGACGATGACGGCCCCCACGCCCAGCACCTCCAGGGCGGTGAGCAGGTTCTGCGCGCGCGTGCCCTGCCGCAGCCCGGCGATGTTCACCGCCGTCAGCAGCACCACCACCCCCGCCGCGTACACGGAGGACGACCAGGGCCCCAGCGACAGCAGCTGCGAGGCGTAGTCTCCGAAGACGAAGGCCAGCAGCGCGATGGAGCCGGTGGGAATCACCGTCAGCCGGGCCCACGCGAAGAGGAACGCCGGCCCCCGCCCGAGCGCCCGGTAGAGATAGTGGTAGTCCCCGCCCGGATGCGGCCAGGTGCTGGCCAGCTCCGCGTAGCAGAGCGCGCCCACCAGCGAGGCCACACCCCCGAGCAGCCAGGCCAGCAGCATGGCCGAGCCGCTCCCCGTCTGCGCCGCCACCAGCGAGGGCGCCTTGAAGATGCCGGCCCCCAGGACGACGCCCACGGTGAGCGCCACCGTGTCGATGATGCGCAACGAGGGCGAAGGCACGGCCAGGCTGCCCCCGGGCCCTGAAGCCTCCGACACCGGCTGACCGTCCACGACTGCCTGCTGCTCCCGCATGATGGCGTGCCCCACGAGCCGGAGTGTCCGTTGCTCGCCAGAAGCTGCACCCGGGGTATGGCTCCCGGGAGACGCAGCCCCAGGGGTCACCCGGCCTCCGCCCGTGCGCCGGGGGGCTCCGCCGTGCGCACGTGGGCAGGGGACCACGGGCAGGCATCCGGCCCCCGGCCTCCCGGGGAAGAACCTATGCTGCGCGGGACATGAGACTTCCGTCGTCCAGGCTCGCGCTGCTGTGCATGCTCTACTTCGTGCAGGGCCTGCCCTTCGGCTTTCAAGCGACCGCGCTGCCCGTCTACCTCCGCGAGCAGGGCGTGTCGCTGACGGTCATCGGCTTCGCCAGCGTGCTGTGGCTCCCATGGGGCCTCAAGGCGCTCTGGGCCCCCGCGGTGGACCGGTATGGCTCGGCGCGCATGGGCCGGCGCAGGTCCTGGATCCTCCCCATGCAGGCGGGGCTGGCCGCCACCTGCGCCGCGGCGAGCCTGGTGACGGCGCCCGAGCTGCTGCCGGTGCTGCTGGGGCTCATCTTCCTGATGAACCTCTTCGCCGCCACGCAGGACATCGCGGTGGACGGCTTCGCCGTGGACACGCTGCGGCCGGACGAGCTGGGCCCGGGCAACACCGCGCAGGTGGTGGGCTACAAGCTCGGGCAGCTCACCGGCGGCGGCCTGCTGCTGTGGGCCGCCGAGCGCACCGGCCTCGGCTGGTCGGCCCTCTTCGTGGCCATGGCGGTGCTGTGCCTGGCCGCGTTCGCGGTGATGCTCTTCGTGCGCGAGGCGCCGGTGCGCGAGGAGCTCGCCGCCACCCGGACGACGCTGAAGCAGGTGCTGGCCCGCCTGAAGGAGGCCCTGCTGCTGCCGGGCACCGGCTGGCTGCTGCTCTTCATCGCCACGTACAAGCTGGGCGAGAGCATGTCGGACGTCCTCTACAAGCCCTTCCTCGTCGACGCGGGCATCACCTCCGGACAGATTGGCCTGTGGTCGGGCACATGGGGCACCCTGGCCTCGCTGCTGGGCTCCGTGGCGGGAGGCGTGCTGGCCGTGCGCATGCCCATGCTGGGCGCGGTGGGCCTCACCGCCGCGCTGCGCGTGGTGCCC of Pyxidicoccus xibeiensis contains these proteins:
- a CDS encoding MFS transporter yields the protein MRLPSSRLALLCMLYFVQGLPFGFQATALPVYLREQGVSLTVIGFASVLWLPWGLKALWAPAVDRYGSARMGRRRSWILPMQAGLAATCAAASLVTAPELLPVLLGLIFLMNLFAATQDIAVDGFAVDTLRPDELGPGNTAQVVGYKLGQLTGGGLLLWAAERTGLGWSALFVAMAVLCLAAFAVMLFVREAPVREELAATRTTLKQVLARLKEALLLPGTGWLLLFIATYKLGESMSDVLYKPFLVDAGITSGQIGLWSGTWGTLASLLGSVAGGVLAVRMPMLGAVGLTAALRVVPLLGRWLLATSGVTDPGVIGVTLAEEFFGGALTTAMFAFMMSRTDRRIGATHFTLFASLEVWGKAPAGPLAAWLADPKHGLGLGYANVFMLGLILSVAFLVLLLPMRQRSPGPSTQPTG